From the genome of Mustelus asterias chromosome 7, sMusAst1.hap1.1, whole genome shotgun sequence, one region includes:
- the LOC144496144 gene encoding inhibin beta A chain-like — MSVYLLGGIFLLLGGVWTRASPTLPGQEGPGSDCPSCSLPRLQAEPAGVDNQLVEAVKRHILNMLHLKSRPNITHPVPKAALLNALKKLHVGRVREDGRVEMEEHSASKSAFNEPEQASEIISFAEAGPSRDVLHFQIAKEEDGDLSLVDQANIWLYLKVSNKSNRSRSKVTIRLYQDGDGSQTISEKQVDIKRSGWHTLPVSRTVQAILATQERSLLLKVSCELCQEAAVSPVLIESPEKDESHQPFLMLLVRESEAHTHRIRKRGLECDGKVSICCRKQFYVNFRDIGWSDWIIAPPGYYGNYCEGECPSHIAGTSGSSLSFHSAVINHYRIRGYSPFNNIKSCCVPTKLRAMSMLYYDDGHNIVKKDIQNMIVEECGCS, encoded by the exons ATGTCAGTTTACCTGCTCGGTGGGATTTTTCTGCTGCTTGGAGGGGTTTGGACTCGGGCTTCCCCCACTTTACCTGGCCAGGAGGGGCCAGGCTCCGACTGCCCGAGCTGCTCGCTGCCCAGGCTGCAAGCCGAGCCGGCCGGCGTTGACAATCAGCTGGTGGAAGCGGTGAAGAGGCACATCCTCAACATGCTGCACTTGAAGAGCAGGCCCAACATCACCCACCCGGTCCCCAAAGCTGCACTCCTAAACGCCCTGAAGAAGTTGCACGTCGGGCGGGTGAGGGAGGACGGCAGAGTGGAGATGGAGGAACATTCAGCCAGCAAGTCAGCATTCAACGAACCCGAACAGGCTTCAGAAATCATCAGCTTCGCTGAGGCAG gTCCGTCCCGGgatgtgctgcactttcagatcgCCAAGGAAGAGGATGGAGACCTTTCCCTGGTGGATCAGGCCAACATCTGGCTCTATCTGAAGGTGTCGAACAAGTCGAACCGAAGTAGAAGCAAAGTGACCATCAGGCTGTACCAGGACGGGGATGGCAGCCAGACCATCAGCGAGAAGCAGGTGGACATCAAGAGGAGTGGCTGGCACACCCTGCCAGTGTCGAGGACAGTGCAGGCGATCCTGGCCACCCAGGAGAGGTCCCTGCTGCTGAAGGTTTCCTGTGAGCTGTGCCAGGAGGCCGCCGTCTCTCCGGTCCTCATCGAGTCGCCGGAGAAGGACGAGTCTCACCAGCCCTTCCTGATGCTGCTGGTACGGGAATCCGAAGCGCACACTCACCGGATCCGCAAGCGGGGGCTGGAGTGCGACGGCAAAGTCAGCATCTGCTGCAGGAAGCAGTTTTATGTGAATTTCCGAGACATCGGCTGGAGCGACTGGATCATAGCGCCGCCTGGCTACTATGGGAACTACTGCGAGGGCGAGTGTCCGAGTCACATCGCCGGGACCTCGGGCTCGTCCCTCTCCTTCCACTCGGCTGTCATCAACCATTACAGAATCAGGGGCTATAGCCCCTTCAACAACATCAAATCATGTTGTGTCCCCACCAAACTCAGGGCCATGTCTATGCTGTATTACGATGACGGGCACAACATTGTGAAAAAGGACATTCAGAACATGATCGTGGAGGAGTGCGGATGTTCCTAA